Proteins encoded by one window of Cannabis sativa cultivar Pink pepper isolate KNU-18-1 chromosome 4, ASM2916894v1, whole genome shotgun sequence:
- the LOC115713868 gene encoding two-component response regulator 24-like, whose translation MAPTYLSPRQIRANGGEKLPQRRNPPGGEFNPETNTFMIWRNRLTALVVDSESFCRMLEKSFLSAYGVETEDVESGSAAFELIQGGATFDLIVINPHLCGISGIETARLLRNMGVQSRIVGSSAMYVEEERSCFLGAGGDHYVEKPFGPHLFIPILQQLDNQ comes from the exons ATGGCACCAACATACTTGTCACCCAGACAAATACGTGCAAATGGGGGCGAGAAGCTACCTCAGCGTAGGAATCCACCCGGGGGAGAATTCAACCCCGAAACCAACACCTTCATGATATGGAGGAACAGACTCACTGCGCTTGTTGTGGACAGTGAATCATTCTGCAGAATGCTTGAGAAGAGTTTCCTATCAGCTTATGGAGTGGAGACTGAGGATGTAGAGAGTGGTAGTGCTGCTTTTGAGCTCATCCAAGGTGGAGCTACATTCGATCTTATTGTCATCAATCCACATCTGTGTGGCATAAGTGGGATTGAG ACAGCTAGATTGCTTCGAAACATGGGTGTGCAAAGCAGGATTGTGGGAAGCTCTGCAATGTATGTTGAAGAAGAGCGGTCGTGCTTTCTTGGAGCAGGTGGTGATCATTATGTTGAGAAGCCCTTTGGTCCACACCTCTTTATTCCAATCCTTCAACAGCTTGACAACCAATAA
- the LOC115713867 gene encoding two-component response regulator 24-like codes for MAPTYSLPRQIRANGGEKLPQRRNPPGGEFNPETNTFMTWRNRLTALVVDSESFCRMLEKSFLSAYGVETEDVESGSAAIELIQGGATFDLIVINPHLCGISGIETARLLRNMGVQSRIVGSSAMYVEDERSRFLRAGGDHYVEKPFGPHLFIPILQQLDNQ; via the exons ATGGCACCAACATACTCGTTACCAAGACAAATACGTGCAAATGGGGGCGAGAAGCTACCTCAGCGTAGGAATCCACCGGGGGGAGAATTCAACCCCGAAACCAACACCTTTATGACATGGAGGAACAGACTCACTGCTCTTGTTGTGGACAGTGAATCATTCTGCAGAATGCTTGAGAAGAGTTTCCTATCAGCTTATGGAGTGGAGACTGAGGATGTAGAGAGTGGTAGTGCTGCTATTGAGCTCATCCAAGGGGGAGCTACATTCGATCTTATTGTCATCAATCCACATCTGTGTGGCATAAGTGGGATTGAG ACAGCTAGATTGCTTCGAAACATGGGTGTGCAAAGCAGGATTGTGGGAAGTTCTGCAATGTACGTTGAAGACGAGCGATCGCGCTTTCTTCGAGCAGGTGGTGATCATTATGTTGAGAAGCCCTTTGGTCCACACCTCTTTATTCCAATCCTGCAACAACTTGACAACCAATAA